The genomic segment ACGTCCAACTCAAAGGATCAGTTTTCATATTGCATCTCCCGCAGTTGCACTGACACAGGTTGATTCGTTGGCAGGATCATTGGGCGTCGGTTCCGGCAACCAGTATAGCCATTGGCCGTGGTCATTGCATATACGTCCTTGCAGTGTTTCCTTAATACGAAGCTTGCTAATAGAAGTGCGGCTCAATCCAAGCCTGGCCGACACCTGTTTGACCGTCAGCCAACCAGCGTCGAGCAGCCGTTCTTTCAAGCTCTTGATTTTGGCAGAATAGCGGACCCATTTGACGCTGACGGTATCGAAAGTATCGCCGGCACCGGTGCGCATTTTCTGTTCGTTGAGAATGCGGGCAACCTGTGCATCGGTGTACTCGTCGAGGAGTTCATCAATCTGCCGGCGCACGAGTTCGTGAGTGGCACGCAGTTGCTGAGGCGTCAGGGGGCGCGGCAAGGTCAAGGTCGTAGTGGCGCCGCCGCGAAAGCGTACCGCCGCGGTAACGTCACGCTGTTTGATCAGGGTGACATCCTCGATGAGCAGGCCGAGCATGCGTTTGCGCTCGCGCTGTGGCGTATGGGGATCGTTCCAAATTGCCGGAAAGTCTGTGGCGATGGTAAGAATTCGCTGCCGCTCCGTATCGTCGACAACGAGGCGATCCTCGGTACGGCGACGCTGATATTCTTCCTGCGCTTCGGCAAGAGCTCGCAACTTGGCATTCCAGTCGGCCTCGAGGGTATCGGCGACCAATCGATTGGCGGGATCGACTTGCATATAGCGGTGACGGGCAGCATCGGCCTCATACTGGGCGCGTTCAACTTGGCGATGACGCAGGCGATCGGCCTCGTTGATGCGGTCGGCAATCTCCTGCTGCACGGCAAGTGTCAATTCAAGGGCCATGGGTGTCACCGTCTCGACAAGCAGTTGGCTGACAGCGGCGTCGATACCGGCTCCGAGAATGCTCTGGCACATGGGATCTCCGAAGAGCCTGGTGCGTCCCGCGCAGACATAGTTGGTGATCATGACACCGTTGCGGCGGATATTGTAATGAACGTGCATGCGACTGCCGCAAAGGCCGCAGACAACCCGTCCCTGCAACAAAGCGGGGCCTTCTCGTGGAGGTCCCGCAGCGCGTTCGAAGCTGAGGGCCTTGGCAGAGGCGTGCAGCCGCTGCAGGTTGCTCTCGTACTCCTGCCAGGATATGTAACCGGGATGGGCGTCGCGAATCAGCACTTGCCATTCGTCCTGGGGCAGATGTTCGTGCCGATATCGGCCGTCAGGCTGCTTGCGGAATCGCCCGCGCCCGTATGCATAAGCGCCGGCATAAAAGGGATTGTGCATCACGCTGCAGGCCCGTCCAAGCGATAAGGGCGCCCAAACGAGTGGACCTTTCTGTGGTCCTGCCCCAGTACGTTTCGGGAAAAGCAAACCCTGCTGCCGGAAGTGCTTGACTGCGGCGCGGA from the Terriglobia bacterium genome contains:
- a CDS encoding recombinase family protein; the encoded protein is MSIESNQKVTAGHLKRDAYLYVRQSTMRQVFENSESTERQYALRQRALALGWPGDRVIVIDSDLGQSGASAVDRVGFQKLVTEVGMGRAGIVLGLEVSRLARNSADWHRLLEICALTDTLILDEDGLYDPAHFNDRLLLGLKGTMSEAELHVLRARLRGGILNKARRGELHCGLPAGLIYDARGCMVLDPDLQVQETVRLLFQTFARTGTLRAAVKHFRQQGLLFPKRTGAGPQKGPLVWAPLSLGRACSVMHNPFYAGAYAYGRGRFRKQPDGRYRHEHLPQDEWQVLIRDAHPGYISWQEYESNLQRLHASAKALSFERAAGPPREGPALLQGRVVCGLCGSRMHVHYNIRRNGVMITNYVCAGRTRLFGDPMCQSILGAGIDAAVSQLLVETVTPMALELTLAVQQEIADRINEADRLRHRQVERAQYEADAARHRYMQVDPANRLVADTLEADWNAKLRALAEAQEEYQRRRTEDRLVVDDTERQRILTIATDFPAIWNDPHTPQRERKRMLGLLIEDVTLIKQRDVTAAVRFRGGATTTLTLPRPLTPQQLRATHELVRRQIDELLDEYTDAQVARILNEQKMRTGAGDTFDTVSVKWVRYSAKIKSLKERLLDAGWLTVKQVSARLGLSRTSISKLRIKETLQGRICNDHGQWLYWLPEPTPNDPANESTCVSATAGDAI